A window from Vigna angularis cultivar LongXiaoDou No.4 chromosome 7, ASM1680809v1, whole genome shotgun sequence encodes these proteins:
- the LOC108320008 gene encoding transposon Tf2-1 polyprotein isoform X1 encodes MESATEARLEAIEITMEGMKAESVAVRRDLQQIMKLLGKQVDQAEGSSNDSSVNDNQQRVGRENGDGGTGDRNDEQKPWRRRVELPSFDGAEPLSWLNRAERFFNIQKVSSDEEKVEIAYVSMEGSAAYWFTFWREKARNRSWEGLKAAMINRFGGVFRGTVYERLATLRQTSTVEEFVRDFEVLMGQTRGIPDEQVLGYFLAGLRDDVKVQVRIQNPSELMEAMRIARDVEGAIMQAQGGYGNGVKFNLQGTRSTGGVLRSEPSRNTTPQTGRAESTGSVRRDGTTTHANARVGVPAGNDNRGRMVRNLPYPEFLKRKEEGRCFRCGGPFAPGHRCAEKSLRVLLLAEDEEEDECEEVGSIEEKPMELSACSVEGLTTPQTLKLRGQIGEREVVVLIDSGASHNYISRKLVEELDLPTIDTRPYLVSLGDGHKRVTRGRCEKIRVELGEATVEEEFFVFELGEVDVILGVTWLGSLGEVRVNWGEMTMIYNVEGRKIKIRGDPTLARQLVEPRMLSKIVDAESWALVWSLNVVEQERDDGWSGDLTGEQKAEMEVLLHAHYGVFQEPKGLPPSRDKEHSITLKEGVDPINVRPYRYPHFMKSEIEKQVADMTKAGLIRPSSSPFSSPVILVKKKDGSWRFCVDYRALNKATVPDKFPIPVIEELLDELKGAKYFSKIDLKAGYHQIRMNENDVPKTAFRTHQGHFEFLVMPFGLMNAPATFQGAMNKLFQNYLRKFVLVFFDDILVYSPTWRDHLEQLELVLRTLEQQRWVANSKKCEFGKRRIRYLGHQISALGVEMDGDKVRAVLEWGEPRSLKELRGFLGLTGYYRRFVSGYGKIAKPLTDLLKKGQFAWSETASTAMAELKAALTTAPVLALPDFQQAFHIECDASGGGVGAVLTQEGRPIAFYSKALSAGSLSKSIYEKELMALVMAIQHWRPYLVGRRFIVHTDQRSLKYFLEQRIVTQNQQNWLAKLLGYDFEIVYKKGSTNRAADALSRREEGNTAEGELHLISRPFWPDFNEVLKEVEEDEVLKKLIDEIRKNPESHLAYTMENDMLHYKGRMVISAGSAWIPKLLAEFHVTKTGGHSGIYRTYRRIAQSLYWVGMKKMVTEYVARCEVCQQHKYLAASPQGLLQPLPIPQVVWEEVSMDFIVKLPKSHGHDAILVVVDRLSKYGHFIALKHPYSAKTVAEIFAREVVRLHGIPVSIVSDRDPIFLSMFWKELFRLQGTQLKMSTAYHPETDGQTEVVNRIVEGYLRCFCSEQPKGWYEMLSWAEYWYNTSYQVSARCTPFETVYGRSPPSFSRFIPGETAVEAVAQDLMTRDEALTQLKFHLSRAQDRMAHQANKKRKEISFREGDMVYLKIRPHRQTSMTTRIHPKLSARYFGPYQVLQRVGQVAYKLKLPDSARIHPVFHVSQLKQAMGDRLAEKELPVELQAEGPTFWPIRIIEERQLQQGEDVVQQVLVEWQEGGREGATWEDKLVIQDQYPELNLGAKIVEEGGGNDRRLRVYERRRKS; translated from the coding sequence ATGGAGAGTGCAACGGAGGCGAGATTGGAAGCGATTGAGATAACGATGGAAGGGATGAAGGCGGAATCGGTGGCGGTAAGGCGGGACTTACAACAAATCATGAAGTTGTTGGGGAAGCAAGTCGATCAGGCAGAAGGGAGCTCCAATGATAGTTCTGTGAATGACAACCAACAAAGAGTCGGGAGGGAGAACGGAGACGGAGGAACCGGCGATAGGAATGATGAACAGAAACCGTGGAGGAGAAGGGTGGAATTGCCCTCTTTTGATGGGGCGGAACCACTGAGTTGGCTCAATAGAGCCGAGAGGTTTTTCAATATACAGAAGGTGTCCAGTGACGAGGAGAAAGTCGAAATTGCTTACGTCAGTATGGAGGGGAGTGCGGCATATTGGTTCACCTTTTGGAGGGAGAAAGCGAGAAATCGGTCATGGGAAGGACTAAAGGCAGCCATGATCAACCGGTTTGGAGGAGTTTTTAGGGGAACGGTGTACGAGAGGTTGGCGACTTTACGCCAGACGAGTACGGTGGAGGAGTTCGTTCGGGATTTTGAGGTGTTGATGGGGCAGACAAGGGGCATACCTGATGAACAGGTACTAGGGTACTTCCTGGCGGGATTGCGTGATGATGTAAAAGTCCAGGTGCGAATTCAAAACCCATCGGAATTGATGGAGGCGATGCGGATTGCTCGGGATGTCGAGGGGGCCATCATGCAAGCACAGGGAGGATATGGGAATGGGGTCAAATTTAACCTACAGGGAACACGATCAACGGGGGGTGTGCTTCGATCGGAACCCAGTCGAAACACGACTCCGCAAACGGGGAGAGCGGAGAGCACAGGATCGGTGAGAAGAGATGGGACGACGACGCATGCAAATGCGAGAGTGGGTGTACCCGCGGGGAATGATAACCGAGGACGGATGGTGAGAAATCTACCATACCCAGAATTTCTCAAAAGAAAGGAGGAAGGTCGGTGCTTCCGTTGCGGAGGACCGTTCGCGCCCGGCCATAGGTGTGCTGAGAAGAGCTTGCGCGTGTTGCTATTAGCGGAggatgaggaggaagatgaaTGCGAAGAAGTGGGAAGCATAGAAGAGAAACCCATGGAGTTGTCTGCCTGCTCCGTTGAAGGGTTAACGACACCCCAGACCCTGAAGTTGAGAGGACAAATTGGAGAGAGGGAAGTAGTGGTGCTCATAGATAGTGGCGCGAGCCACAATTACATCAGCCGGAAGTTGGTGGAGGAGTTAGACCTACCGACGATTGATACGCGGCCATACTTGGTTAGTTTAGGGGACGGACACAAGAGAGTGACGCGTGGCCGCTGTGAGAAAATCAGAGTGGAATTGGGGGAAGCCACAGTCGAGGAGGAGTTCTTTGTCTTTGAACTAGGAGAAGTGGACGTCATTTTGGGTGTTACATGGCTGGGAAGTTTGGGTGAAGTGAGAGTTAATTGGGGAGAGATGACCATGATCTACAACGTGGAAGGCAGGAAGATTAAAATACGGGGTGACCCAACGTTGGCGCGACAGCTGGTAGAGCCCAGAATGTTGTCCAAGATAGTGGATGCTGAGTCATGGGCATTAGTGTGGAGTCTGAATGTGGTGGAACAGGAGAGAGATGACGGGTGGAGCGGTGATTTGACGGGAGAGCAGAAAGCTGAGATGGAAGTGCTGCTACATGCGCACTATGGCGTTTTTCAAGAACCCAAAGGGTTACCCCCATCACGTGACAAGGAGCACAGTATTACACTTAAGGAGGGAGTGGATcctataaacgtccgtccctaTAGGTATCCACACTTCATGAAAAGCGAGATCGAGAAGCAAGTGGCCGACATGACAAAGGCGGGGCTCATCCGACCCAGTTCTAGCCCGTTTTCTAGTCCCGTAATTTTGGTAAAGAAGAAGGACGGTAGTTGGCGGTTCTGTGTAGACTACCGAGCCTTAAACAAGGCCACCGTCCCAGACAAATTTCCTATCCCAGTCATAGAAGAGCTGTTGGACGAGCTGAAGGGGGCGAAGTACTTCTCTAAAATTGATCTAAAAGCGGGGTACCATCAGATTAGAATGAATGAAAACGATGTTCCCAAGACTGCCTTCCGCACTCACCAGGGGCATTTTGAATTCTTGGTGATGCCCTTCGGACTAATGAATGCGCCAGCCACCTTTCAAGGAGCGATGAATAAGCTGTTCCAGAACTATCTCAGGAAATTTGTGCTAGTCTTTTTTGATGATATACTGGTGTACAGCCCCACCTGGAGAGACCATTTAGAGCAGCTGGAGTTGGTGTTGAGAACACTGGAACAACAACGTTGGGTAGCCAACAGTAAGAAGTGTGAATTTGGGAAGCGAAGAATCCGCTATCTCGGCCATCAAATTTCGGCACTGGGGGTCGAAATGGATGGGGATAAGGTGCGGGCAGTATTAGAGTGGGGCGAACCGAGGAGTTTGAAGGAATTGCGTGGGTTCCTGGGCCTCACAGGATACTACCGGCGTTTTGTGTCGGGGTATGGAAAAATAGCGAAACCACTGACCGATTTATTGAAGAAGGGTCAGTTTGCTTGGTCAGAAACAGCAAGCACAGCCATGGCCGAGTTAAAAGCAGCTTTGACCACGGCTCCCGTGTTGGCCTTGCCCGATTTCCAGCAGGCTTTCCACATAGAATGTGACGCCTCCGGTGGGGGCGTAGGGGCGGTGTTAACTCAGGAGGGCAGACCCATTGCTTTCTACAGCAAGGCATTATCTGCAGGATCACTAAGCAaatcaatttatgaaaaagaattGATGGCTTTAGTCATGGCCATTCAGCATTGGCGTCCCTACTTAGTTGGGAGAAGATTTATTGTTCATACGGATCAGCGAAGTCTGAAATACTTCCTGGAGCAGCGTATAGTCACCCAAAACCAACAGAATTGGTTGGCTAAATTGTTGGGGTATGATTTCGAAATAGTTTACAAGAAGGGAAGCACAAACAGAGCGGCGGATGCTCTGTCTAGGAGAGAAGAGGGTAATACGGCAGAAGGGGAGTTGCACTTGATATCCAGGCCATTCTGGCCAGATTTTAATGAAGTtttgaaggaagtggaggaggatGAAGTATTGAAGAAGCTGATTGATGAGATTAGGAAGAATCCCGAGAGTCACCTGGCTTATACAATGGAGAATGATATGTTGCACTACAAGGGACGCATGGTAATATCGGCGGGTTCAGCATGGATCCCTAAGTTGCTAGCTGAATTCCATGTAACTAAAACAGGAGGCCACTCGGGAATTTACCGCACTTATAGAAGAATTGCCCAGTCACTATATTGGGTGGGTATGAAGAAGATGGTTACTGAGTATGTTGCTAGGTGTGAGGTGTGTCAGCAGCACAAATACTTGGCTGCTTCTCCTCAAGGGCTGCTACAACCCTTACCAATTCCACAGGTCGTATGGGAAGAGGTGAGCATGGATTTCATAGTTAAACTTCCAAAATCCCACGGCCATGATGCGATTCTTGTGGTCGTAGATAGGCTGAGTAAATATGGTCATTTCATTGCATTGAAGCACCCTTACTCGGCCAAGACAGTAGCAGAAATTTTTGCAAGGGAGGTCGTAAGATTGCATGGGATCCCAGTGTCGATTGTGAGTGATAGGGATCCCATATTCTTAAGCATGTTTTGGAAGGAGTTGTTTAGGTTGCAAGGAACGCAGCTCAAAATGAGCACTGCATATCACCCTGAAACGGATGGACAAACGGAGGTGGTTAATAGGATTGTGGAGGGATACCTGCGTTGTTTCTGTTCGGAACAGCCGAAGGGGTGGTATGAAATGTTGTCTTGGGCAGAATACTGGTACAATACAAGCTACCAGGTATCAGCACGTTGCACACCGTTTGAAACGGTGTATGGTAGGTCCCCCCCATCATTTAGCAGATTTATCCCTGGAGAAACGGCTGTGGAGGCGGTGGCACAGGACTTGATGACGCGGGACGAGGCActtacacaattaaaattccatTTGAGCAGGGCCCAAGATCGAATGGCGCACCAGGCCAACAAGAAGAGGAAGGAGATTAGCTTCAGGGAAGGTGATATGgtctatttaaaaattagacCTCATCGTCAGACCTCCATGACGACTAGAATACATCCCAAGCTTTCGGCCAGATATTTTGGACCGTATCAAGTGTTGCAGAGGGTGGGACAAGTGGCCTATAAACTAAAACTACCAGATTCAGCTCGTATACATCCAGTATTTCATGTGTCTCAACTAAAACAGGCAATGGGAGACAGATTGGCAGAGAAGGAATTACCTGTAGAACTACAGGCAGAGGGGCCAACCTTTTGGCCAATCAGGATTATAGAAGAAAGGCAACTACAACAAGGAGAAGATGTAGTACAACAGGTCCTGGTTGAATGGCAAGAAGGTGGAAGAGAAGGAGCTACATGGGAAGACAAATTGGTCATCCAAGACCAATATCCGGAGCTCAATCTTGGGGCCAAGATTGTTGAAGAGGGAGGGGGTAATGATAGGAGGCTGAGAGTCTAtgagaggagaaggaagagttaA